In Nycticebus coucang isolate mNycCou1 chromosome 9, mNycCou1.pri, whole genome shotgun sequence, the following are encoded in one genomic region:
- the RTN1 gene encoding reticulon-1 isoform X2: MQATADSTKMDCVWSNWKSQAIDLLYWRDIKQTGIVFGSFLLLLFSLTQFSVVSVVAYLALAALSATISFRIYKSVLQAVQKTDEGHPFKAYLELEITLSQDQVQRYTDCLQLYVNSALKELRRLFLVQDLVDSLKFAVLMWLLTYVGALFNGLTLLLMAVVSMFTLPAVYVKHQAQIDQYLGLVRTHMNAVVAKIQAKIPGAKRHAE, from the exons ATGCAGGCCACCGCCGATTCCACCAAGATGGACTGTGtgtggagcaactggaaaagtCAGG CTATCGACCTGCTGTACTGGCGGGACATCAAGCAGACGGGCATCGTGTTCGGGAGCTTCCTGCTGCTGCTCTTCTCACTGACACAGTTCAGCGTGGTGAGCGTTGTGGCCTACCTGGCCCTGGCTGCGCTCTCAGCCACCATCAGTTTCCGCATCTACAAGTCTGTTCTACAAGCAGTGCAGAAAACCGACGAGGGCCATCCTTTCAA GGCCTACCTGGAGCTGGAGATCACCCTGTCCCAGGACCAGGTCCAGCGGTACACGGACTGCCTGCAGCTCTATGTGAACAGCGCTCTCAAAGAGCTGCGGAGGCTCTTCCTGGTCCAGGACCTCGTGGACTCTTTAAAA TTCGCAGTCCTCATGTGGCTCCTGACCTACGTTGGCGCTCTCTTCAATGGCCTGACCCTGCTGCTCATGG CTGTGGTTTCGATGTTCACTCTACCCGCAGTGTACGTCAAGCACCAG gCACAGATTGACCAATATCTTGGACTTGTGAGGACTCACATGAATGCTGTTGTGGCAAA